From Camelus dromedarius isolate mCamDro1 chromosome 2, mCamDro1.pat, whole genome shotgun sequence, one genomic window encodes:
- the MRAS gene encoding ras-related protein M-Ras: protein MATSAVPSDNLPTYKLVVVGDGGVGKSALTIQFFQKIFVPDYDPTIEDSYLKHTEIDNQWAILDVLDTAGQEEFSAMREQYMRTGDGFLIVFSVTDKASFEHVDRFHQLILRVKDRESFPMILVANKVDLMHLRKITREQGKEMATKHNIPYIETSAKDPPLNVDKAFHDLVRVIRQQIPEKSQKKKKKTKWRGDRATGTHKLQCVIL from the exons ATGGCCACCAGTGCCGTCCCCAGTGACAACCTCCCCACATAcaagctggtggtggtgggggatgggggcgTGGGCAAGAGCGCCCTCACCATCCAGTTTTTCCAGAAGATCTTTGTGCCTGACTACGACCCCACCATCGAAGACTCCTACCTGAAACATACTGAGATTGACAATCAGTGGGCCATCTTGGACG TTCTGGACACAGCCGGGCAGGAGGAGTTCAGCGCCATGCGGGAGCAGTACATGCGCACGGGGGACGGCTTCCTCATCGTCTTCTCAGTCACGGACAAGGCCAGCTTTGAGCACGTGGACCGCTTCCACCAGCTCATCCTGCGCGTCAAGGACAG GGAGTCATTCCCGATGATTCTCGTGGCCAACAAGGTTGATTTGATGCATTTGAGGAAAATCACCAgggagcaaggaaaagaaatggcgACCAAACACAAT ATCCCATACATTGAAACCAGTGCCAAGGACCCACCTCTCAACGTGGACAAAGCCTTCCACGACCTGGTTAGAGTAATTAG GCAACAGATTCCAGAAAAaagccagaagaagaagaagaaaaccaaatgGCGGGGAGACCGGGCCACAGGCACCCACAAACTGCAATGCGTGATATTGTGA